A DNA window from Halorubrum sp. DM2 contains the following coding sequences:
- the cmk gene encoding (d)CMP kinase has product MLITVSGPPGSGKSTNAVQLADALGLGHVSGGDIFREMAAERDMTPVEFNEFAEEDPQIDRDLDRRLRDIAVERDDVVLESRLAGWLAADHADFRFWFDAPLSVRAERIAEREAKPVDRARTETERRETSERKRYQEYYNIDIEDLSIYDAAYNTARWGPERFLDVLVATVEAYDRATDEGKAPVEGVVYDF; this is encoded by the coding sequence CCAGGGAGCGGGAAGAGCACCAACGCCGTCCAGCTCGCGGACGCGCTCGGTCTCGGACACGTCTCCGGCGGCGACATCTTCCGCGAGATGGCGGCCGAACGCGACATGACGCCCGTCGAGTTCAACGAGTTCGCCGAGGAGGACCCGCAGATCGACCGCGACCTCGACCGCCGGCTCCGCGATATCGCCGTCGAGCGCGACGACGTCGTCCTCGAATCCCGGCTCGCCGGCTGGCTCGCGGCCGACCACGCGGACTTCCGGTTCTGGTTCGACGCGCCGCTGTCGGTCCGCGCGGAGCGGATCGCCGAGCGCGAGGCGAAGCCGGTCGACCGCGCCCGAACCGAGACGGAGCGCCGGGAGACCTCCGAGCGCAAGCGGTATCAGGAATACTACAACATCGACATCGAGGATCTCTCGATCTACGACGCCGCGTACAACACCGCCCGGTGGGGGCCCGAGCGCTTCCTCGACGTCCTCGTCGCGACGGTCGAGGCGTACGACCGCGCAACCGACGAGGGGAAGGCACCCGTCGAGGGCGTCGTGTACGACTTCTGA